In Thermodesulfobacteriota bacterium, the sequence AGTGCTGAAAGGATTTAGAAAATCTGTCGAAAATGAACTGAAGTGCTGGAAAATGTTCCTTTCTCACCCTTGCGTGTCTTAGGAAATCGAAGCGCTTTACCCCAGGACGGACTTCTTCTCTCTTTTGATCCTTTTCTGCTTCCCGCTCCTCCGGAACGGAAATTGCTCCTTCGGCAAGTCCTTTAAGGAGAGCATCAATTTCTTCCTGAGTAAGAATCTGTTCCATATGACTCCCTACTGGACCACGATGTCGGTAATGTATATGGCTTTTACGCTCCTATCATCCTCAAAGAGGCTATTTATTTTCTCGCTTATCTCTACCTTTATGGTCTCTCTCTGAGAAGCATCAAGAAGCGTCTCCGCGGTCTTCGTCGCCAAAACCTGTATTATCCGGTCCCTTAAAGCAGGTGTTATCTTTTTGGCATAATCGAGGGTTTTTGGATCCTTAAGTTCGAGACTTATAGATATTTTTGCATATCTAGTGAGACTTCCGGAAAGATTAAGGAGGAAAGGTTCAAGGCTTAAAATTAGCCCTGTTTTCGGTTCACCCTTTTTTTCAGCCTTTTTTCCAGCCCCTTCTTGAGTCTCCTTTTTTAAGATCCTTTCACCGTAGAAATGGTAAACACCGAATAAGCCACCGCCAAAAAGAACGATTATGAGTAAAGCGAAAATTATTAACTTTGATTTTTTCTTTTCGGCCTTTTTATTTTCCTGTCCTTCGGTAGGCATCTTTTTGCTCCCGAGCCTTTTTAAGGGCCGGAAGCAATTAGCATGCCATAAGGAGTCTAATTATTCTTACACTTCCACCTCCTTTATTCATGCCTAGGTGTCAGATAATTGACGGCGGAAGGTTGAAATTTCCGTCACGTCTTTGAACCTCCAGTTTTTACCTCTTTATATTCATGAGTTCTGTTAAAACTTCATCCGTTGTAGTTATTATCCGTGCGTTAGCCTGAAACCCTCTTTGTGCAACTATAAGCTTTACAAACTCGGTTGCCAGATCCACATTCGATTGTTCTAAAGAATTCGGGTTTATCCTTCCAAGACCTCCGCTTCCCGGAGAACTGGTATAGGCAGGACCAGAATCTATAGTTTCCGAGTAGAGATTCGCACCTTCTTTGTATAGTGCCTGGGGATTGTTGAATTTGGCAAGCGTAATCTGGTAAAGATCTAGAATCTGACCGTTAGTATAATGTCCTGAAATCACACCCTCCGAACTTACAGTAACGTTCATTAAGACCCCAGGAGGATAACCATCTTGGGTCTGAAAGTTAGTTGTGGAGGCTATAGGGTACTGGGTTGACGCACCTCCACCAGATTTCGGACCGAAAATGAGTTCTATTCTTTGATCCGGTAGTGCCCCTTGAGAAAAATCGAATTCCAGCGCCACGGGATCTCCTCCTTTAACGAGTATTCCTCTGCTATTGAATTCGAGCTCTCCCCATCCAACTAGGGTGTCTTTGCCAGTTGCGGAATCACTTGCGTTAAGGACTGCCATCCATTCCCAAACACTGTTTCCCGTAGCCTGAACCTCATGGGATTTACGGAAGTAAACATTCACAACGTGGGCCTGTCCTAGTGAGTCGTAAACGGTGATCGATGAGGAATAGTTGGATGTGGCTATTGGGTTTTTGGTGGGCGTCATATTTTCGTACACGAATCCTTCTATTGTCATTTCTTGGGATCCTTGAGCCAAATTGCCGATAGTTATATCAAGGCCCGAACCCGCAAAGTTCGTGTATGTCGTGTTTGCCATTATCTGTCCTTCGTACTCAAAAGTCTGTGGAGGCTGGAGGATTTGTCCGTCCGGGCCTTTGCGGGAAACTACTATTTTCAAAGTATAAATGTTCCCGGCTTGGGTAACATGGAATGTATAATCACCAACGACAGGATATTTACCTGCACTCGGAGCA encodes:
- a CDS encoding flagellar basal body-associated FliL family protein; translation: MPTEGQENKKAEKKKSKLIIFALLIIVLFGGGLFGVYHFYGERILKKETQEGAGKKAEKKGEPKTGLILSLEPFLLNLSGSLTRYAKISISLELKDPKTLDYAKKITPALRDRIIQVLATKTAETLLDASQRETIKVEISEKINSLFEDDRSVKAIYITDIVVQ
- a CDS encoding flagellar hook protein FlgE — translated: MLSSFFSGISGLVANSQALNIAGNNIANVNTVGYKASRATFQDVFYQSIYTSSGSAQVGRGTALSSVDTLFSQGSFESTSEPTDLAIGGDGFFIVRSPDSNELYYTRAGQFRFDRYGYLITPSGYILQGRIIDRATNTPVGVSTDIVISREPSQPRATSMIGMAVNLQSNCEWKGRLGELQGTGPITNVAPSAGKYPVVGDYTFHVTQAGNIYTLKIVVSRKGPDGQILQPPQTFEYEGQIMANTTYTNFAGSGLDITIGNLAQGSQEMTIEGFVYENMTPTKNPIATSNYSSSITVYDSLGQAHVVNVYFRKSHEVQATGNSVWEWMAVLNASDSATGKDTLVGWGELEFNSRGILVKGGDPVALEFDFSQGALPDQRIELIFGPKSGGGASTQYPIASTTNFQTQDGYPPGVLMNVTVSSEGVISGHYTNGQILDLYQITLAKFNNPQALYKEGANLYSETIDSGPAYTSSPGSGGLGRINPNSLEQSNVDLATEFVKLIVAQRGFQANARIITTTDEVLTELMNIKR